A window of Salmo trutta chromosome 5, fSalTru1.1, whole genome shotgun sequence contains these coding sequences:
- the LOC115194336 gene encoding uncharacterized protein LOC115194336 isoform X1: protein MTTLKMITLCLIFPHLVEMVHVLAGTESSSIRQESGLMSANVGDTLVLHCFHESDMAVLFSWYKQTLGDKLQLFSTVNKYDRNATFYHEFKDNPRFSVENGQEKNHLRISDMQLSDSGTYYCGSSYSNKMEFGEGAILIVKASGSRNMTVLQQSVSETVQPGDSVTLNCTIHTETCAGEHSVYWFRHGSGESHPGIIYTHGDRNDQCEKSPEAGSPTQSCVYNLPKRNLSLSDAGTYYCAVASCGEILFGKGTKLDIEGHRADPLLLVYCLGVALALLFILIIVLACIMYKMYKRKCRELVSQTRSPTVSQSDAGAQDGDSLHYVALNLSNNKNRSRRQRNTMEEETVYSGIRQ from the exons ATGACAACTTTAAAGATGATCACACTGTGTCTGATATTTCCACATCTCGTAGAGATGG TTCATGTGCTAGCTGGAACTGAGTCTTCATCCATACGTCAAGAGAGTGGTCTCATGTCAGCCAACGTTGGAGACACACTGGTTTTGCACTGCTTTCATGAAAGTGACATGGCAGTATTGTTCTCTTGGTACAAGCAAACCTTGGGAGATAAACTTCAGCTCTTCTCAACTGTCAATAAGTATGACAGGAATGCAACATTCTACCATGAGTTTAAGGATAACCCTCGCTTCTCAGTGGAAAATGGCCAAGAAAAGAATCACCTAAGGATCTCAGACATGCAGCTGTCAGATTCAGGCACTTACTACTGTGGGAGCTCTTACAGCAATAAGATGGAGTTTGGAGAAGGAGCCATTCTCATTGTAAAAG CTTCAGGGTCCAGAAACATGACTGTGCTCCAGCAATCTGTGTCCGAGACGGTCCAGCCAGGAGACTCTGTGACTCTGAACTGTACAATACACACTGAGACCTGTGCAGGAGAACACAGTGTCTATTGGTTCAGACATGGCTCAGGAGAATCCCATCCAGGAATCATTTACACCCATGGAGACAGGAATGATCAGTGTGAGAAGAGCCCTGAGGCTGGGTCTCCTACACAGAGCTGTGTCTACAACCTCCCCAAGAGGAACCTCAGCCTCTCTGATGCTGGGACTTATTACTGTGCTGTGGCCTCATGTGGGGAGATACTGTTTGGGAAAGGGACCAAGCTGGACATTGAGG GCCATAGAGCAGACCCTCTTCTCTTGGTGTACTGCCTGGGTGTAGCATTGGCTCTTTTGTTCATCCTGATCATTGTCCTTGCTTGCATCATGTACAAGATGTACAAGAGAAAGTGTAGAG AACTGGTCTCTCAGACAAGAAGTCCTACAGTTTCCCAGTCAGACGCAGGG GCCCAAGATGGAGACAGTCTCCATTATGTGGCTCTGAATCTGAGCAACAACAAGAACAGGTCTAGAAGACAGAGAAACACCATGGAGGAAGAGACGGTGTACTCTGGGATCAGACAGTAG
- the LOC115194336 gene encoding uncharacterized protein LOC115194336 isoform X2, which translates to MTTLKMITLCLIFPHLVEMVHVLAGTESSSIRQESGLMSANVGDTLVLHCFHESDMAVLFSWYKQTLGDKLQLFSTVNKYDRNATFYHEFKDNPRFSVENGQEKNHLRISDMQLSDSGTYYCGSSYSNKMEFGEGAILIVKASGSRNMTVLQQSVSETVQPGDSVTLNCTIHTETCAGEHSVYWFRHGSGESHPGIIYTHGDRNDQCEKSPEAGSPTQSCVYNLPKRNLSLSDAGTYYCAVASCGEILFGKGTKLDIEELVSQTRSPTVSQSDAGAQDGDSLHYVALNLSNNKNRSRRQRNTMEEETVYSGIRQ; encoded by the exons ATGACAACTTTAAAGATGATCACACTGTGTCTGATATTTCCACATCTCGTAGAGATGG TTCATGTGCTAGCTGGAACTGAGTCTTCATCCATACGTCAAGAGAGTGGTCTCATGTCAGCCAACGTTGGAGACACACTGGTTTTGCACTGCTTTCATGAAAGTGACATGGCAGTATTGTTCTCTTGGTACAAGCAAACCTTGGGAGATAAACTTCAGCTCTTCTCAACTGTCAATAAGTATGACAGGAATGCAACATTCTACCATGAGTTTAAGGATAACCCTCGCTTCTCAGTGGAAAATGGCCAAGAAAAGAATCACCTAAGGATCTCAGACATGCAGCTGTCAGATTCAGGCACTTACTACTGTGGGAGCTCTTACAGCAATAAGATGGAGTTTGGAGAAGGAGCCATTCTCATTGTAAAAG CTTCAGGGTCCAGAAACATGACTGTGCTCCAGCAATCTGTGTCCGAGACGGTCCAGCCAGGAGACTCTGTGACTCTGAACTGTACAATACACACTGAGACCTGTGCAGGAGAACACAGTGTCTATTGGTTCAGACATGGCTCAGGAGAATCCCATCCAGGAATCATTTACACCCATGGAGACAGGAATGATCAGTGTGAGAAGAGCCCTGAGGCTGGGTCTCCTACACAGAGCTGTGTCTACAACCTCCCCAAGAGGAACCTCAGCCTCTCTGATGCTGGGACTTATTACTGTGCTGTGGCCTCATGTGGGGAGATACTGTTTGGGAAAGGGACCAAGCTGGACATTGAGG AACTGGTCTCTCAGACAAGAAGTCCTACAGTTTCCCAGTCAGACGCAGGG GCCCAAGATGGAGACAGTCTCCATTATGTGGCTCTGAATCTGAGCAACAACAAGAACAGGTCTAGAAGACAGAGAAACACCATGGAGGAAGAGACGGTGTACTCTGGGATCAGACAGTAG